The following are encoded in a window of Phaseolus vulgaris cultivar G19833 chromosome 3, P. vulgaris v2.0, whole genome shotgun sequence genomic DNA:
- the LOC137805817 gene encoding uncharacterized protein produces the protein MGNCCQPASSMEWDGEDWSDLTSKTTGSSKGFDQTRGRGLSLGKVQKEKLMGALKASPNANGKVKIMISKKELAELLEKPQQVCKKQVGRSSAELVLLRLIKARYHQDSRHELWRPVLESIPEVS, from the coding sequence ATGGGAAACTGTTGCCAGCCAGCTTCATCAATGGAGTGGGACGGCGAGGACTGGAGTGATTTAACGTCCAAGACCACAGGCTCAAGCAAGGGGTTTGATCAAACTCGTGGTCGTGGATTGAGTTTAGGGAAAGTGCAGAAGGAGAAGCTTATGGGAGCACTAAAAGCTTCTCCTAATGCGAATGGGAAGGTGAAGATAATGATTTCAAAGAAAGAGCTGGCTGAACTGTTGGAGAAGCCACAACAGGTTTGTAAGAAGCAAGTAGGGAGAAGTTCTGCAGAACTAGTTCTGCTTCGCTTGATAAAAGCAAGATATCATCAGGATTCTCGTCACGAGTTGTGGAGACCCGTGTTAGAGAGTATTCCTGAGGTTAGTTGA
- the LOC137806693 gene encoding uncharacterized protein produces the protein MNNTRKHPICSGDFPSATSPVNFRRPTPKIHLSARKLAARLWHFRFFHRSSSHKLQSSPPPRIKRTEEEATQGDGRKVLRDTKLIGGSVVSVLLSELLRAQTCINKLKSEQKSSKKKLEEEKFLWKRRELKKKESVLEDLKDKLARERRSKERMESLNSKLVHDLAEAKLYAEQFMINYKEERRKREITEEVCHELAMQIAEDRAKLEGIREEMEEERKMFHMAELWRDESIQMKLLDAKLALEDKYTQMIHLIAHLQSFLRSRGDELGASEPPNVELSCDFTKSNYVFDTFDEIKVKERVIGVESWFLSTLTAPSSTVHIVSLDEDHCLNNNLHNVDQNVNGLGSEAECCENSQDGCYKHSDSSMAQQNSQDPTFGECEGRLPTSSVKSRGFRQWELLRPRNFADSVNPHITRGMKGCIEWPRGMPKINSKIIPMEERVRKQKSQLQHLLKPVA, from the exons ATGAACAACACTCGCAAACATCCAATTTGTTCCGGCGACTTCCCTTCAGCTACTTCTCCCGTCAATTTCCGCCGCCCCACCCCCAAAATTCACCTCTCCGCCAGGAAGCTCGCCGCGCGTTTATGGCACTTCCGCTTCTTTCACCGCTCCTCTTCTCACAAG CTTCAATCTTCTCCACCACCACGTATCAAGCGCACCGAGGAAGAGGCTACACAAGGTGATGGCAGAAAGGTTCTCAGAGACACTAAGTTAATCGGTGGCTCTGTTGTCTCTGTTCTTCTCTCGGAGCTCCTTCGGGCTCAAACCTGCATTAACAAGCTCAAATCAGAACAAAAATCGTCTAAGAAAAAGCTTGAGGAGGAAAAGTTCCTCTGGAAGCGTCGGGAACTCAAGAAGAAGGAATCGGTGTTGGAGGACTTAAAGGATAAGTTAGCCAGGGAAAGGAGAAGTAAAGAGAGGATGGAATCACTTAACTCCAAATTGGTGCATGATTTGGCCGAAGCAAAACTATATGCTGAGCAATTTATGATTAACTACAAGGAGGAAAggagaaaaagagaaataacAGAGGAAGTGTGCCACGAATTGGCGATGCAAATAGCAGAAGACAGAGCTAAGCTGGAGGGGATTCGTGAGGAGATGGAGGAAGAGAGGAAGATGTTTCATATGGCAGAGCTGTGGAGAGATGAGAGCATTCAAATGAAGCTACTTGATGCCAAACTTGCCCTGGAAGATAAGTATACTCAGATGATCCACTTGATTGCGCATCTGCAAAGTTTCTTAAGGTCAAGAGGTGATGAACTGGGTGCATCTGAACCACCCAATGTTGAACTTTCATGTGATTTCACCAAGTCAAACTATGTTTTCGACACTTTTGATGAGATCAAAGTTAAAGAGAGGGTGATTGGAGTTGAGTCCTGGTTCCTTTCCACTCTTACTGCTCCCTCTTCCACCGTCCACATTGTAAGTCTTGATGAAGATCATTGCCTCAACAATAATCTTCATAATGTTGACCAAAACGTGAATGGACTAGGGAGTGAAGCAGAATGCTGTGAAAATTCACAGGATGGTTGTTACAAACACTCTGACTCTTCTATGGCACAACAAAACTCTCAAGATCCTACTTTTGGTGAGTGTGAAGGAAGACTTCCAACAAGTTCGGTTAAGAGCCGTGGGTTCAGACAATGGGAATTATTGAGACCACGAAATTTTGCAGACTCGGTGAATCCGCACATTACTCGTGGAATGAAAGGGTGCATAGAATGGCCACGAGGCATGCCCAAAATCAATTCCAAGATAATTCCAATGGAAGAAAGAGTGCGAAAACAGAAATCTCAGTTGCAACATCTACTTAAGCCAGTGGCTTAA